The following DNA comes from Oceanispirochaeta sp..
CAACTGTCGTCGAGATGCTTGCCGGCAGGTATGTTCTGATTGAAGAATTCTATAGTAACGGTCTGCAGGTCTTATCAGAACTGAAACGGAACCTCCAGCTCAGATACCGGGATCAGAGTTTTCAGGGACAGCGCGACTACCGGTCCGCCTTTCGGGAAGCCTCGCATCGACTCCTGCTGAAAGTGAAAGACAATGAGCTCGTCGTGCGCAAATGTCCCAATATTGGCTGGCTGAAAATATTATACCCTGATGTCGCTGATTTTTTTATATCCTTTCCAGAAGTTCAGGGGCTGAATAGCTCATGGCAGTGGTACCAGAAGGGGGTTGAAATTAATGTCCTGAAATTATCTCTTCACCCCTTTTATGGCACATATTTTCCGACACGATTTGATCATCTGCTTCTCTTTGATAAATGGTTGAAGGCATACAAAGGACCCAGAAACCGGGCCATTGATATCGGTGTCGGTAGTGGTGTGTTAACATTTCAATTAATCCACAGCGGCTTTCTGAATATTTTTGCTTCTGATACAAATAAAAATGCCATCATCGGGGTCTCTCAGGAAAGTCTCCGCCTGGGAATGAATAAAAAAATCAATCTCAGCCTGGGGGATCTATTCACCGATTGTGATTTTATGGCGGATCTGATTGTCTTTAATCCTCCCTGGTTAATAGCGAAACATAAACTGGAAGAGGGTATTGATAAAGCCATATATTATGAGAAAGAACTGTTTCCTCGTTTCTTTGAACAAGCCAAAAAACATCTGGCTCCAGAGGGGAAACTGGTCCTGCTCTTTTCAAATCTGGCTCAGGTCATAGGAGAAAATAACCTTCATCCAATTAGTGAAGAACTGGAAAGGCATGACCGTTTTTCAAAAGAACTACAGCTTCAAAGGAATGTAAAACAAGCATCAACAAAAACAAAGCGGACAGACTCCCGGAGCAATGAGAAGGTTGAATTATGGATTTTGACGCATAAAGGGAAATAACATTGAGTAATGGTATAAATGATATAGTGAGAAAAATTATTGAATTCAGAGATGAGAGAAATTGGTCTCAATTTCATAGTGTGA
Coding sequences within:
- a CDS encoding methyltransferase; translated protein: MKENLESIKPDRPHIITSEIDAISFYRKMDTPATVVEMLAGRYVLIEEFYSNGLQVLSELKRNLQLRYRDQSFQGQRDYRSAFREASHRLLLKVKDNELVVRKCPNIGWLKILYPDVADFFISFPEVQGLNSSWQWYQKGVEINVLKLSLHPFYGTYFPTRFDHLLLFDKWLKAYKGPRNRAIDIGVGSGVLTFQLIHSGFLNIFASDTNKNAIIGVSQESLRLGMNKKINLSLGDLFTDCDFMADLIVFNPPWLIAKHKLEEGIDKAIYYEKELFPRFFEQAKKHLAPEGKLVLLFSNLAQVIGENNLHPISEELERHDRFSKELQLQRNVKQASTKTKRTDSRSNEKVELWILTHKGK